Proteins found in one Actinokineospora alba genomic segment:
- a CDS encoding SRPBCC family protein, which produces MPGLQHTAIITAPPERVWAVLVDVERWPERIPTVDAVERLDGGPLAVGSRTRVRQPRLPEGVWTVTEMADGSSYTWESKSPGVTVNAAHVVEPHPEGSRLTLTVTVSGPMSGIGWLFTRSLTKRYVETEAASIKKAAEETSGTSG; this is translated from the coding sequence ATGCCTGGCCTGCAGCACACCGCGATCATCACGGCTCCGCCCGAGCGGGTCTGGGCGGTGCTCGTCGACGTTGAGCGCTGGCCCGAGCGGATCCCTACGGTCGACGCCGTGGAGCGACTCGACGGTGGACCGTTGGCGGTCGGCTCCCGGACCCGGGTGCGGCAGCCCCGGCTGCCCGAGGGGGTGTGGACGGTCACCGAGATGGCCGACGGGTCTTCCTACACCTGGGAGTCGAAGTCGCCCGGCGTCACCGTCAACGCCGCGCACGTCGTCGAGCCGCACCCCGAGGGGAGTCGGCTCACCCTCACGGTGACCGTGTCCGGTCCGATGTCGGGGATCGGCTGGCTGTTCACGCGCTCCCTGACCAAGCGCTACGTCGAGACGGAGGCCGCTTCCATCAAGAAGGCAGCCGAAGAAACGAGCGGCACTAGCGGGTGA
- a CDS encoding pyridoxamine 5'-phosphate oxidase family protein has product MTEPSSTRNLDRYGSAELPWSRPRDILAEDTPGEDLTFFVATVRPDGRPHSAGVGAIWVEDALYFTSGPGTRKSRNLAANPACSVAVRLRGMDLVLEGEAHRVTDTDTLERVAAVYRTGGWPATVEDDALTAPFSAPSAGPPPWYLYRLTLHTAVGVAGAEPNGATRWDFTR; this is encoded by the coding sequence ATGACCGAGCCGAGCTCGACCAGGAACCTCGACCGGTACGGATCCGCGGAACTGCCGTGGAGCCGTCCGCGTGACATCCTCGCCGAGGACACGCCCGGGGAAGACCTGACGTTCTTCGTGGCGACCGTCCGCCCCGACGGCAGGCCGCACTCGGCGGGCGTCGGCGCCATCTGGGTGGAAGACGCGCTGTACTTCACCAGCGGACCGGGCACGCGCAAGTCCCGCAACCTCGCGGCGAACCCGGCCTGCAGTGTGGCGGTGCGCTTGCGCGGTATGGATTTGGTGCTGGAGGGCGAGGCCCACCGGGTCACCGACACCGACACTTTGGAGCGGGTGGCGGCCGTCTACCGCACGGGCGGCTGGCCCGCCACAGTGGAGGACGACGCACTCACCGCCCCGTTCAGCGCGCCGAGTGCGGGCCCACCACCTTGGTACCTCTACCGCCTCACCCTGCACACCGCCGTCGGCGTGGCGGGCGCGGAGCCGAATGGCGCCACCCGCTGGGACTTCACCCGCTAG
- a CDS encoding class I SAM-dependent methyltransferase — translation MTDHHRQWDRYADRYDRDIGFFERVQFKGGREWVCAQASGDVLEVAVGTGRNLPFYPEGVRLTGLDFSAAMLDIARARVLETPHKVALIQGDAQRLPFDDSSFDTVVCTLGLCGVPDERGAIAEMHRVLRPGGRLLLLDHVGSHHKPIRLVQRLLELVTVRMIGDYQTRRPLPLVAQAGFVIERRERLKAGTVERVAAIKGTR, via the coding sequence GTGACCGACCACCATCGCCAGTGGGACCGCTACGCCGACCGCTACGACCGCGACATCGGCTTCTTCGAGCGCGTGCAGTTCAAGGGCGGTCGGGAGTGGGTGTGCGCGCAGGCCTCGGGCGATGTCCTGGAAGTGGCCGTGGGCACCGGGCGCAACCTGCCGTTCTACCCCGAGGGCGTGCGGCTGACCGGGCTCGACTTCAGCGCCGCGATGCTGGACATCGCCCGCGCCCGCGTCCTGGAGACCCCACACAAGGTCGCGTTGATCCAGGGCGACGCCCAGCGCCTGCCCTTCGACGACTCGTCGTTCGACACCGTGGTCTGCACCCTCGGCCTCTGCGGTGTCCCGGATGAACGCGGCGCCATCGCCGAGATGCACCGCGTCCTGCGCCCGGGCGGGCGACTGCTGCTGCTCGACCACGTGGGCAGCCATCACAAGCCGATCCGGCTGGTCCAGCGGTTGCTGGAACTGGTGACCGTGCGGATGATCGGCGACTACCAGACCCGGCGGCCGCTGCCGCTGGTGGCACAGGCCGGATTCGTCATCGAGCGGCGCGAGCGACTCAAGGCGGGCACGGTGGAACGGGTCGCGGCAATCAAGGGGACACGATGA
- a CDS encoding cation diffusion facilitator family transporter, with protein MSHGHGHGRRHRLRHVLKPHSHDSADRVDSALEASKRGMRTLAWSFAALLVTALAQSAVVMVSGSVALLGDTVHNFADALTAVPIGVAFLLGRRAATRRHTYGLGRAEDLAGVVVVLVIAASAAFAGWQAIDRLLDPQPVRHLWVVAGAGVIGFAGNEIVARYRIRVGREIGSAALVADGLHARTDGFTSLAVVLGALGVGLGFPLADPIIGLAITAAILFVLRDAAKEVFARLMDAVDPAVVDLAERTVTGTSGVVAVDQVRMRWIGHTLRAELSVTVDASLTVEAAHRIAHDVEHRLVHAVPRLSAATVHTEPAACAQVAHETLAHHH; from the coding sequence ATGAGCCACGGTCACGGACACGGACGTCGACACCGCCTTCGGCACGTGCTGAAGCCGCACAGCCACGACAGCGCGGACCGCGTCGACAGCGCACTCGAGGCGAGCAAGCGGGGCATGCGCACCCTGGCCTGGTCGTTCGCGGCGCTCCTGGTCACCGCGCTCGCGCAGTCGGCGGTGGTGATGGTGAGCGGTTCCGTCGCGCTGCTCGGCGACACCGTGCACAACTTCGCCGACGCCCTGACCGCGGTGCCGATCGGCGTCGCGTTCCTCCTCGGCCGCCGCGCGGCGACGCGGCGGCACACCTACGGGCTCGGTCGGGCCGAGGATCTCGCCGGGGTCGTCGTCGTGCTGGTCATCGCCGCGTCGGCGGCTTTCGCGGGCTGGCAGGCGATCGACCGGCTGCTCGACCCGCAGCCAGTGCGGCACCTGTGGGTGGTGGCGGGCGCGGGCGTCATCGGGTTCGCGGGCAACGAGATCGTCGCGCGCTACCGCATCAGAGTCGGCCGGGAGATCGGCTCGGCCGCTCTCGTCGCCGACGGCCTGCACGCGCGCACGGACGGCTTCACGTCACTGGCCGTCGTCCTCGGCGCGCTCGGCGTCGGCCTCGGTTTCCCGTTGGCCGACCCGATCATCGGCCTCGCGATCACCGCGGCGATCCTGTTCGTCCTGCGTGACGCGGCGAAGGAGGTCTTCGCCCGGCTGATGGACGCGGTCGACCCGGCGGTGGTCGACCTGGCCGAACGCACCGTCACGGGCACCTCGGGCGTGGTGGCCGTCGACCAAGTCAGGATGCGCTGGATCGGCCACACTCTCCGCGCGGAACTGTCGGTCACGGTCGACGCCTCACTGACCGTCGAGGCGGCCCACCGCATCGCCCACGACGTCGAACACCGCCTGGTGCACGCTGTTCCCCGGCTCAGCGCCGCGACAGTCCACACCGAACCCGCCGCCTGCGCGCAAGTGGCTCACGAGACACTCGCCCACCACCACTAA
- a CDS encoding ArsR/SmtB family transcription factor, producing the protein MRAHNDMATARVSQEERFRVAAEVLGMLADPTRLALLRLLAAGEQDVNTLAGQVSASRSSVSQHLGRLRLAGLVHVRREGRRMVYRVVSGHLSGLVDEALEFADHAVRGIPHHE; encoded by the coding sequence ATGCGCGCGCACAATGACATGGCAACTGCCAGGGTCTCGCAGGAAGAGCGGTTCCGGGTGGCGGCCGAGGTGCTCGGGATGCTGGCCGACCCGACCCGGCTCGCCCTGTTGCGGCTGCTCGCGGCGGGTGAGCAGGACGTCAACACCCTGGCCGGGCAGGTGAGCGCGTCGCGGTCGTCGGTGTCGCAGCATCTCGGCAGGCTCCGGCTGGCGGGCCTGGTCCACGTTCGCCGCGAAGGTCGGCGGATGGTTTACCGCGTGGTGAGCGGCCATCTGTCGGGGCTGGTCGACGAGGCGTTGGAGTTCGCCGACCACGCCGTGCGCGGCATCCCGCACCACGAGTGA
- a CDS encoding ATP-grasp domain-containing protein, with product MSRKNIIVLGLDEVNHALLHQVPDADRYRFHGLLTLEELQKGEIQIVDLLDKARKALTSFDGTIDAIVGYWDFPVSTMLPLLCREFGVRGASLESVLKCEHKYWSRLEQQKVISEHPAFALVELDDDKAPLPFPFWLKPVKSFSSDLAFEVTGEAEFRSAVAEIADGIGRVGEPFDYLLDQADLPPEIADAGGQVALAERALSGARAAVEGYSRDGEVEIYAVLDSLVYPEVSSFLRHQYPSQLPEEMRRKLVDVSQRVIKGIGFDPGTFSIEYFCDPDTGEINLLEINARHSQSHAEMFALVNGFPNHHYMLKVALGEDPRHPLGGGPYALAARWYLRRFDDGLLTSGPTDEEIKSIEDEIGGVSVYRRAPDGSRLSELPGQDSYSYELAEIVVGADGPEQLRDKYERCVAALRFDFDGE from the coding sequence ATGTCCCGCAAGAACATCATCGTCCTCGGTCTCGACGAAGTGAATCACGCCCTGCTGCACCAGGTTCCGGACGCGGACCGCTACCGGTTCCACGGCCTGCTCACGCTTGAGGAACTGCAGAAGGGTGAAATCCAGATAGTCGACTTACTGGACAAGGCCCGCAAGGCGCTGACCTCCTTCGACGGGACGATCGACGCGATCGTGGGCTACTGGGATTTCCCGGTGAGCACCATGCTTCCGTTGCTGTGCCGCGAGTTCGGTGTGCGTGGGGCGAGCCTTGAGTCGGTGCTGAAGTGCGAACACAAGTACTGGAGCAGGCTCGAACAGCAGAAGGTGATCTCCGAGCACCCCGCGTTCGCGCTCGTCGAACTCGACGATGACAAGGCACCGCTGCCCTTTCCCTTCTGGCTCAAGCCGGTCAAGTCGTTCTCCTCGGACCTGGCGTTCGAGGTGACCGGCGAAGCCGAGTTCCGATCGGCCGTGGCCGAGATCGCCGACGGGATCGGCCGGGTGGGCGAGCCGTTCGACTACCTGCTCGACCAAGCCGACCTGCCGCCCGAGATCGCGGACGCGGGCGGGCAGGTGGCACTCGCCGAACGCGCCCTGAGCGGCGCCCGGGCCGCGGTCGAGGGGTACAGCCGCGACGGCGAGGTGGAGATCTACGCCGTGCTCGATTCCCTGGTGTACCCGGAGGTGTCGAGCTTCCTGCGGCACCAGTATCCGTCGCAGCTGCCCGAGGAGATGCGGCGCAAGCTCGTCGACGTCTCCCAGCGGGTGATCAAGGGAATCGGGTTCGACCCCGGAACGTTCAGCATCGAGTACTTCTGCGACCCGGACACCGGCGAGATCAACCTGCTGGAGATCAACGCCCGGCACTCGCAGTCCCATGCCGAGATGTTCGCACTGGTCAACGGGTTCCCGAACCACCACTACATGCTCAAGGTGGCGCTCGGGGAGGACCCGCGGCACCCGCTCGGCGGCGGCCCGTACGCGCTGGCCGCGCGCTGGTACCTGCGTCGCTTCGACGACGGGCTGCTGACCAGCGGGCCGACCGACGAGGAGATCAAGTCCATTGAGGACGAGATCGGCGGGGTCAGCGTGTACCGCCGCGCTCCCGACGGCTCCCGGCTGTCCGAACTGCCCGGACAGGACAGTTACAGCTACGAGCTCGCCGAGATCGTGGTGGGCGCGGACGGACCCGAGCAGCTGCGCGACAAGTACGAGCGGTGCGTCGCCGCGCTGCGCTTCGACTTCGACGGGGAGTAG
- a CDS encoding CocE/NonD family hydrolase encodes MRAVTDLPHAVKEDEHFWIPVRDGTRLAARMWRPLSSDDEPVPAILEYIPYRKRDLTSVRDSIAHPYLAGHGYACVRVDIRGTGESDGVLTDEYLEQEQADAEDVLAWLAEQPWCDGRTGMLGISWGGFAALQVAARKPPSLGAICIASFTDDRYADDMHYMGGCLLSDSLAESGTMFAYSTCPPDPALVGERWREMWLRRLESAGPWIIEWLRHQRRDDYWRHASVCQDYSAVAVPVFAACGWADGYSNAVLRLMAELDVPRMGLIGPWSHKYPHLGVPGPAIGYLQEVVRWFDRWLRDGDDEFDEPVLRTWMQESVPPSTAYEERPGRWVGEPSWPSPHVRRECRPLGPHRIGAEGEEVEPTGLTIESPLSVGQFAGKWCSYNAPPDLPYDQREEDGGSLVFDSDFLTERCEILGAPVVRLDVSATAPVAMVAARLSDVAPDGRATRVSYGLLNLTHRESHDDPSPVVPGERYTVEVQLNGVAQAFPAGHRIRLSLSTSYWPLAWPPPEPVRLTVHTATSTLELPVRPVGESDEVSLRPFDEPEGAPANTVSALLPGEHRWIVSRDLVDYRSALEVVKDNGVVRFDDTGMEVGKRVLEHYGWTADDYTSVEGRTDWTMTFRRGDWSASTRTQQTLTCTPTEFRLHARIDGFEGDRRVFSENWDRTFPRDQV; translated from the coding sequence ATGCGAGCCGTGACCGACCTTCCGCACGCCGTCAAGGAGGACGAGCACTTCTGGATCCCGGTGCGCGACGGCACCCGGCTGGCCGCGCGGATGTGGCGGCCGCTGTCGTCCGACGACGAGCCCGTGCCCGCGATCCTGGAGTACATCCCGTACCGCAAACGGGATCTGACCTCGGTGCGCGACTCGATCGCGCACCCGTACCTGGCCGGGCACGGCTACGCGTGCGTGCGGGTCGACATCCGGGGGACGGGTGAGTCCGACGGGGTGCTGACCGACGAATACCTGGAGCAGGAACAGGCCGACGCCGAGGACGTGTTGGCGTGGCTGGCCGAACAGCCCTGGTGTGACGGGCGGACGGGGATGCTCGGCATCTCCTGGGGCGGGTTCGCCGCGCTGCAGGTGGCCGCGCGCAAGCCGCCGAGTCTGGGGGCGATCTGCATCGCGTCGTTCACCGACGACCGCTACGCCGACGACATGCACTACATGGGCGGCTGTCTGCTGTCGGACAGCCTGGCCGAGTCCGGCACCATGTTCGCCTACAGCACCTGCCCACCCGACCCCGCGCTGGTGGGGGAGCGGTGGCGGGAGATGTGGCTGCGGCGGTTGGAGTCCGCCGGGCCCTGGATCATCGAGTGGCTGCGCCACCAGCGCCGCGACGACTACTGGCGGCACGCGTCGGTGTGCCAGGACTACTCGGCCGTCGCCGTGCCCGTGTTCGCCGCGTGCGGCTGGGCCGACGGGTACTCCAACGCGGTGCTGCGGCTGATGGCGGAGCTGGACGTGCCGCGAATGGGGCTCATCGGGCCGTGGTCGCACAAGTACCCGCACCTAGGGGTGCCCGGCCCGGCGATCGGCTACCTGCAGGAGGTGGTCCGCTGGTTCGACCGCTGGCTGCGCGACGGGGACGACGAGTTCGACGAACCCGTGCTGCGCACCTGGATGCAGGAGAGCGTGCCGCCGTCGACCGCGTACGAGGAGCGGCCCGGCCGGTGGGTCGGTGAGCCGTCGTGGCCGTCCCCGCACGTGCGCCGCGAGTGTCGTCCCCTTGGGCCGCACCGGATCGGGGCCGAGGGGGAGGAGGTCGAGCCGACCGGCCTGACCATCGAGTCGCCGCTGAGCGTGGGGCAGTTCGCCGGGAAGTGGTGTTCCTACAACGCGCCGCCGGACCTGCCGTACGACCAGCGCGAGGAGGACGGCGGGTCGCTGGTGTTCGACTCGGACTTCCTCACCGAGCGGTGCGAGATCCTCGGCGCGCCGGTCGTCCGGCTCGACGTCTCGGCCACGGCGCCGGTCGCCATGGTGGCGGCCCGCCTCTCCGACGTCGCACCGGACGGCCGGGCGACCCGGGTGTCGTACGGGTTGCTCAATCTGACGCACCGGGAATCGCACGATGATCCCTCGCCGGTTGTCCCGGGCGAGCGCTACACCGTCGAGGTCCAGCTCAACGGTGTGGCGCAAGCGTTTCCGGCCGGGCACCGGATCCGGCTGTCACTGTCCACATCGTACTGGCCGCTCGCCTGGCCACCCCCGGAACCGGTGCGGCTGACCGTCCACACCGCGACCAGCACGCTCGAACTGCCGGTCCGCCCGGTCGGCGAGTCCGACGAGGTGTCGCTGCGCCCGTTCGACGAGCCCGAGGGCGCCCCGGCCAACACGGTCAGCGCGTTGCTGCCGGGGGAGCACCGGTGGATCGTCTCCCGTGACCTGGTGGATTACCGCAGCGCGCTGGAGGTGGTGAAGGACAACGGGGTCGTGCGGTTCGACGACACGGGGATGGAGGTCGGCAAGCGGGTCTTGGAGCACTACGGCTGGACGGCCGACGACTACACCTCGGTCGAAGGGCGCACCGACTGGACGATGACGTTCCGCCGCGGCGACTGGTCGGCGAGCACCCGGACCCAGCAGACCCTCACCTGCACGCCGACCGAGTTCCGGCTGCACGCGCGGATCGACGGCTTCGAGGGGGACCGGCGGGTGTTCTCCGAGAACTGGGACCGCACGTTCCCCCGTGACCAGGTGTGA
- a CDS encoding DUF6480 family protein, with the protein MTALPPDPDPDRTPGLEPGGGVRPGDTPPESGSTTEGLSRRERYPSRVPAVITFILVVLVTIAVVGLVIAQLTGIAKVL; encoded by the coding sequence GTGACCGCCCTGCCCCCTGACCCCGACCCGGATCGCACACCCGGCCTGGAACCGGGTGGCGGCGTCCGACCCGGTGACACCCCGCCGGAGTCCGGCAGCACGACCGAGGGCCTCTCGCGGCGCGAGCGCTACCCGTCGCGCGTGCCCGCGGTGATCACCTTCATCCTGGTGGTGCTGGTGACCATCGCCGTCGTCGGCCTGGTGATCGCCCAGCTCACCGGTATCGCGAAGGTGCTCTGA